The genomic region AACTACTTCTTCAATTTGTCTTAACATTAAAGATTCTGATGTTCCAGGTCCAGAATATCCAATAGTAGCATTGGAATCATATAATTCTTTAACAGTTGTAATATTATCTGAAGCTCTAACAACAATACAAGCTGGATCAGTTACCATATTGGCAATAATTTTAAAACTATCCATATCATATTTACAAGTGTCCCTTTGAACTGGGTGGGAAACAAAAGTTGGAGGATTAATAAATCCAATTGTATATCCGTCAGGCTCTGCCCCTGCAAGCTCAGTCCAAGCTATTTCTCCAGAAGCACCTGGTTTATTAACTATGGCAAAATTTTGTCCAAAATATTTTCCAGCATATTCAAATACTAGTCTTGCACATGAATCTGTTCCTCCACCAGCAGAAAATCCAACTATTATTTCAACTGGTTTATTTGGATAATTTTCAATTGTATCTTTTTTTTGCCCACATCCAACCATGAAAATTAAAACTAACAAACTAAATATTTTTACTAACAACCCTCTTTTGTTTTTCATCCTACCCTCCCTTAGATTAATTAAAAATTATTGTTCAATTTGCTTTCTATTTCTTCCTTTGCTTCCTTTATAAACTTAAACATTTCCCTATCTAGTGGATATCTTACCACACATCCAGGTGTTAAAATATGTTTTTTATTTTTCATAACCTTAATCGTTCTATAAATTTCATTTCTTATTTCATTTCTTTTCTTATTTGTTATATCCATACGTTTTATTCCACCCATTAAACATTTCCCTGACATATCCTTTGCTTCATCTATTTCAGGAAGAGTTTCATAGGCATGCCAATTAATTACTTGAACTGGATAATCTTTAATAATATCAAAAAGTACGTTGTCCCCGTGAACATGAATTACATTGAACCATGCCTTTGAGGCAGCTTCTAGAACTTGTAAATCATAAGGTTTCCCATATTCCAAATATGTTTTTTCATCTAACACATCATAACATGTCATTTGTGAAGCTAAAAATATTCCATCTGCTCCCATTTCTATAGCTTTTTCCACTAATTTACTAGTGGTCTTAGCAATTTCTTTTAGAGCTTTATGAACAACTTCCCCATGCCCCTCTTCTATATGTTTTCTAAATAACTTACCTGAAAGTTTATCTGCTGTTGTTATTGGTGTAAATACAGTAAATATTACTGGCACATTCTCATCCTTTAACATTTTTAAAATCTTTTCTAAATAAAGTAACTCCCTTGCTAATGTTCCCTTTGTTATATCCAAATCCTTTATTTTTAACCAATCACTTGGTTCATTAATTGGAGTTTTTGTTAATTTAGCAACTCCCCCTTGAAAAATAGGAGAAAAATCAATTTCACACCCATAATCTTCTATTGAATACATTCCATTGTTCATTGTTTTAACAAAATCAATATCATATTCCTTGTAAAATTCATAGGTTTTTTTAGCTATTAAATCAGAATCCAAATCTAGTTTTGGGAAATGAGACCAAAAAGCATAGGGTAGTTTATCTACCTTTTCCCCGTTAATTGCACATTTTATTCTTTCTATTTTATTCATAGTTTCCTCCAGTAAGTAATTAAATAAATGTTTTCAATTGAAATAGTACTATTCTCACAAGTAATGACCATCTAATAAGTATCTTGGTTTAAGTTTAGTACATTTTCCCTGAAATTAGAAACACTTTTTAGATTTTCCTTGTTACAACTAAAAAGTTGTAACAATCTATTTTATTGACAATTTAATCACAAAAACCCTTGACACAATTGAATAAAGAAACTATACTTAAGTATTAATTAAAATAATAAACAAGGAGGATATGATAAATAAAGTATATTTTATCATGAAAATTTATGAATTTTACTAATTTAAGTTATTTTTTATTTCTAGCAAAGGAATTAAATTTCACATCAGCCTCAAATAAATTATATATATCACAACAATCCCTTAGTACCCACATTGCAAAACTTGAAAAAACTTTCGGTGTTAAATTATTTGAAAGAACCCAGCCTTTGAAACTAACCACAGCAGGCCATGTTTTCTATAAATATGCTAAGCATTTTTTAACTTTAAAACAAAATTTAGAATCAGAAATGAACTATATTAAAAATGAACAAGTCCTTGAAATTACAATAGGAAGCACTGTTTCTAGAGGAGCTTTAATACTTCCCCCATTAATAAAAAAATATTCAGATACCCACCCTAAAACAAAAATAAATATTATTCAAAAAAGATCATCCAATGAATTAGAGGAAATTTTATTTAAAAAAGAAACTGATATTATAATAGGGTTCACACCACATAGGAATATTTTATTTGAAAGTATATATTTAACATCTGAAGATTATTTACTTGGTATCCCTGAAAATATTTTAAAGGAGTATTTCCCAAATAATTTTATATCTGTTATTGAAAGCTTACAAGAAAGAGTAAATTTAAGCTTAATTAAAAATTGTCCCTTTATAACCATGCCTTCAAATACATATTCTGGATTTGTTTTAAATAAACTATGTTCAAAATATCATATTGTTCCAAATGTAGCCTTGGAAGTTGGAAATATAGAAACTCAATTATCTTTACTCTATGAAGGACTTGGAATTGTTTTAATCCCTAGTTTATTTGTTAAAAATAAGAAGAATAAACTAAAAAATAAAAAAATTTATTTCTTTCCCATGAGAGAACCTCTAGCAAAGGATATTTCCCTGTCTATAACCTACAATAAAAATGATCCTCTTCCTAAACATATACTGGATTTTATTCATATTTCCCTTGATTTTTTCAATAAAAAAAGTAACAAGTGTTAATACACTTGTTACTTTTATTTAATCTATAAACTTTTCACTTATTCCCTCACTGTATTTTGAAGGTAGTCCTATTGAAACATTATTATATGAGCAATTTTCATTTAAAATATTGTTCTCTATAATTTTTATACCTAAATAATCCTCTGCCCATTTTAAAAGAGTATTAATCATAGGAAGCTCCAACTTATAATAGTTTCCAATCCATTTGGCTATGGCTAAACCATAGAATATATCATCTGTGAAAAACCTGCTATTTTTATCAAGTACATATCTATTGTTTTCAAGCACCACAGGAGTTGTAATTTGATTTAGGGTTTTTGAAGTTGTAAAGGATTCTTGTATATTTTTATTATCTAGACTGTAGGAAAAATTCACTAGATCTAAGAAGTTAATCATATATTTAAAATCCTCATTTACATGGGTTTTCTTTATCTTTTCCCTTATTTTTTCATAGTCTTTATCTAGGGCCCCAAGGGTATCAGCGGAAAAACTATCAAAGTCCCTATAAAAATATGGAATATCTTCCTTGTTTTCCCATCCATATTTGTTTTTACAGTACAATCCATACATTCTTGAAATATGAATTATTTGATTACTAGCTGACAAGGTTAAAGAAACAAAATTATCACTTTGGTGAGCCCTTTCATTGTTAAAGAAATAATAGCAAACTTTACTTAAAAATATTTCATTTAATTTATTAAATTTTTCCCTTGGATGAACTGCTACAACATTATTGCATTTAGCACCGTAGGTTATTCCTATTTCCCCGTATTTTTTTATTCTGCAAATAAATGGAATTAATCCATATGAAAAATAAACCATATTTGTTAAATTAAATTTGTTTTTCATCTCTTGAAACATTAGGTTAACTCCCCCTTGTCCATAGAGCATTCCCACAAAAACTTCCCTTTCCCTAGGTATATATTGTCCTATTTTCATAAGCATATTAAAATACTGGGCAACTGGCAAACATAGGATAATTATATCTGCACTTTCAATTGCTTTTTTTGTGTTATCAGTTATTAATTTTAAAGTTCCACCTATTTCTTTCTCTAGGTTTCCAAACTCATCTTTAAATTCTACCTTTATATTTTCCTTCCATAATTTAGGTTTTCTAGTTAGAATTGTTACTTGATAATTTAAACTTGAAAGTAATGGGGCTAGTACATGGGCACTGGCTCCCCCTCCAACTATTGTTACTTTTTTCATAACTACCTCCTTAATAATAGAAATTCTAAAATATTTTGAATAATTATTCCTTTGTAATTATTATCAATTACATTATCCATAGTTAATATAACTTTTTTATGATGATCTTTTATTGATTCAAAGGGAGAAATTTCCCTTTGAAAAGTTTTTTTTTCTTTCAAAGTAGTTGAAACTTGATAATATATTTTTTCATTTGATTTTTCTGCAATAAAATCCACTTCTAAACTTCCTATTTTCCCAATAGATACCTCGTATCCTCTATTTAATAGTTCAAAATAAACTATATTTTCAATTATATGACCATAATCATAATAGCCTTTTTTCAAAAGAATCTGTCTTAAACCAGCATCCACAAGATAAAATTTTTCAAGAGTTTTTAAATATAATTTACCCTTAATATCATAACGCTTTG from Fusobacterium sp. IOR10 harbors:
- a CDS encoding uroporphyrinogen decarboxylase family protein, which gives rise to MNKIERIKCAINGEKVDKLPYAFWSHFPKLDLDSDLIAKKTYEFYKEYDIDFVKTMNNGMYSIEDYGCEIDFSPIFQGGVAKLTKTPINEPSDWLKIKDLDITKGTLARELLYLEKILKMLKDENVPVIFTVFTPITTADKLSGKLFRKHIEEGHGEVVHKALKEIAKTTSKLVEKAIEMGADGIFLASQMTCYDVLDEKTYLEYGKPYDLQVLEAASKAWFNVIHVHGDNVLFDIIKDYPVQVINWHAYETLPEIDEAKDMSGKCLMGGIKRMDITNKKRNEIRNEIYRTIKVMKNKKHILTPGCVVRYPLDREMFKFIKEAKEEIESKLNNNF
- a CDS encoding NAD/NADP octopine/nopaline dehydrogenase family protein, translating into MKKVTIVGGGASAHVLAPLLSSLNYQVTILTRKPKLWKENIKVEFKDEFGNLEKEIGGTLKLITDNTKKAIESADIIILCLPVAQYFNMLMKIGQYIPREREVFVGMLYGQGGVNLMFQEMKNKFNLTNMVYFSYGLIPFICRIKKYGEIGITYGAKCNNVVAVHPREKFNKLNEIFLSKVCYYFFNNERAHQSDNFVSLTLSASNQIIHISRMYGLYCKNKYGWENKEDIPYFYRDFDSFSADTLGALDKDYEKIREKIKKTHVNEDFKYMINFLDLVNFSYSLDNKNIQESFTTSKTLNQITTPVVLENNRYVLDKNSRFFTDDIFYGLAIAKWIGNYYKLELPMINTLLKWAEDYLGIKIIENNILNENCSYNNVSIGLPSKYSEGISEKFID
- a CDS encoding LysR family transcriptional regulator gives rise to the protein MNFTNLSYFLFLAKELNFTSASNKLYISQQSLSTHIAKLEKTFGVKLFERTQPLKLTTAGHVFYKYAKHFLTLKQNLESEMNYIKNEQVLEITIGSTVSRGALILPPLIKKYSDTHPKTKINIIQKRSSNELEEILFKKETDIIIGFTPHRNILFESIYLTSEDYLLGIPENILKEYFPNNFISVIESLQERVNLSLIKNCPFITMPSNTYSGFVLNKLCSKYHIVPNVALEVGNIETQLSLLYEGLGIVLIPSLFVKNKKNKLKNKKIYFFPMREPLAKDISLSITYNKNDPLPKHILDFIHISLDFFNKKSNKC
- a CDS encoding tripartite tricarboxylate transporter substrate binding protein, producing MKNKRGLLVKIFSLLVLIFMVGCGQKKDTIENYPNKPVEIIVGFSAGGGTDSCARLVFEYAGKYFGQNFAIVNKPGASGEIAWTELAGAEPDGYTIGFINPPTFVSHPVQRDTCKYDMDSFKIIANMVTDPACIVVRASDNITTVKELYDSNATIGYSGPGTSESLMLRQIEEVVGKTIDKIPYDGSAPSVVALLGKHIDAVCMNVSEAINHTSDGTLKVIGVSSRGKVKVYPNVKTLSEQGIEVYNEAYRGVAAPAGVPDEIIAKIEASIKKALEDPEFQEKAKKQNLPLDYLNSEDFTKVILDIKANLEKETEKGEW